In Procambarus clarkii isolate CNS0578487 chromosome 53, FALCON_Pclarkii_2.0, whole genome shotgun sequence, the following proteins share a genomic window:
- the LOC123767183 gene encoding sperm acrosomal protein FSA-ACR.1-like gives MRTGHSTSGHSTSGHSTSGHSTSGHSTSGHCASGHSTSGHCASGHSTSGHCASGHSTSGHCASGHSTSGHCASGHSTSGHSKSGHSASGHSTSGHCASGHSTSDHSTSGHSTSGHSTSDHSTSDHSTSGHSTSDHSTSGHSVSGHSTSGHSASGHSASGHSTSDHSTSGHSASGHSASGHSTSDHSTSGHSASGHSASGHSVSGHSTSGHSASVILHQVILH, from the exons ATGAgaactg GTCATTCTACATCTGGTCATTCTACATCAGGTCATTCTACATCAGGTCATTCTACATCAGGTCATTCTACATCAGGTCATTGTGCATCAGGTCATTCTACATCAGGTCATTGTGCATCAGGTCATTCTACATCAGGTCATTGTGCATCAGGTCATTCTACATCAGGTCATTGTGCATCAGGTCATTCTACATCAGGTCATTGTGCATCAGGTCATTCTACATCAGGTCATTCCAAATCAGGTCATTCTGCATCAGGTCATTCTACATCAGGTCATTGTGCATCAGGTCATTCTACATCAGATCATTCTACATCAGGTCATTCAACATCAGGTCATTCTACATCAGATCATTCTACATCAGATCATTCTACATCAGGTCATTCTACATCAGATCATTCTACATCAGGTCATTCTGTATCAGGTCATTCTACATCAGGTCATTCTGCATCAGGTCATTCTGCATCAGGTCATTCTACATCAGATCATTCTACATCAGGTCATTCTGCATCAGGTCATTCTGCATCAGGTCATTCTACATCAGATCATTCTACATCAGGTCATTCTGCATCAGGTCATTCTGCATCAGGTCATTCTGTATCAGGTCATTCTACATCAGGTCATTCTGCATCAGTCATTCTACATCAGGTCATTCTGCATTAG
- the LOC138352458 gene encoding microtubule-associated protein 1A-like has translation MLDCKSQVLDCKSQVLDCKSEVLDCKSEVLDCKSQVLDCKSEVLDCKSQVLDCKSEVLDCKSQVLDCKSQMLDCKSQVLDCKSQVLDCKSEVLDCKSEVLDCKSQVLDCKSEVLDCKSQVLDCKSQVLDCKSEVLDCKSEVLDCKSQVLDCKSQMLDCKSQVLDCKSQVLDCKNQVLDCKSQVLDCKSQVLDCKSQILDCKSQVLDCKSEVLDCKSEILDCKSEVLDCKSEVLDCKSEVLDCKSQVLDCKSQMLNCKIQVLDCKNQVLDCKSQVLDCKNQVLDCKREVLDCKSEVLRLQESGLRLQELGLRLQEFGYLLQESGHILPVMSSVAINSHSFGLELIHNYFVKYIRES, from the coding sequence ATGTTAGATTGCAAGAGTCAGGTCTTAGATTGCAAGAGTCAGGTCTTAGATTGCAAGAGTGAGGTCTTAGATTGCAAGAGTGAGGTCTTAGATTGCAAGAGTCAGGTCTTAGATTGCAAGAGTGAGGTCTTAGATTGCAAGAGTCAGGTCTTAGATTGCAAGAGTGAGGTCTTAGATTGCAAGAGTCAGGTCTTAGATTGCAAGAGTCAGATGTTAGATTGCAAGAGTCAGGTCTTAGATTGCAAGAGTCAGGTCTTAGATTGCAAGAGTGAGGTCTTAGATTGCAAGAGTGAGGTCTTAGATTGCAAGAGTCAGGTCTTAGATTGCAAGAGTGAGGTCTTAGATTGCAAGAGTCAGGTCTTAGATTGCAAGAGTCAGGTCTTAGATTGCAAGAGTGAGGTCTTAGATTGCAAGAGTGAGGTCTTAGATTGCAAGAGTCAGGTCTTAGATTGCAAGAGTCAGATGTTAGATTGCAAGAGTCAGGTCTTAGATTGCAAGAGTCAGGTCTTAGATTGTAAGAATCAGGTCTTAGATTGCAAGAGTCAGGTCTTAGATTGCAAGAGTCAGGTCTTAGATTGCAAGAGTCAGATCTTAGATTGCAAGAGTCAGGTCTTAGATTGCAAGAGTGAGGTCTTAGATTGCAAGAGTGAGATCTTAGATTGCAAGAGTGAGGTCTTAGATTGCAAGAGTGAGGTCTTAGATTGCAAAAGTGAGGTCTTAGATTGCAAGAGTCAGGTCTTAGATTGCAAGAGTCAGATGTTAAATTGCAAGATTCAGGTCTTAGATTGCAAGAATCAGGTCTTAGATTGCAAGAGTCAGGTCTTAGATTGCAAGAATCAGGTCTTAGATTGCAAGCGTGAGGTCTTAGATTGCAAGAGTGAGGTCTTAAGATTGCAAGAGTCAGGTCTTAGATTGCAAGAGTTAGGTCTTAGATTGCAAGAGTTCGGTTATCTACTGCAAGAGTCGGGTCACATATTGCCAGTCATGTCATCTGTTGCTATAAACAGCCACAGCTTTGGTCTTGAGTTGATACATAACTACTTTGTCAAATATATCAGAGAGTCATGA